In the Elizabethkingia bruuniana genome, ATAAAACTGGTTGATAATGCCGCCAGCCATTATACTGAGGAAACTACAAAATATAATTCCGTGTACTTTATAATCGAAAACAAAGCTCTTAAGGCTTTCTTCCTGATTAAATAAAAAGAATGTTGAAACGTATAATGCGAAAATCAGCAGAAATGTGACAAAAGCTCTTGCTCCCAGCAAAAATCCTATAAATACAGATAATCTGGAGAGCAAACGATTCTTCACACTTGTTGAAATTTTAAAATTTAATTATTAGAAACGATAGATAACTTCCTTTTGGAAACCTTCTAACATCTTGTCGGCTTTATCGTAATCCTTGGTAAAACCAAGAATATAACCACCTCCTCCGCTACCGCAAAGTTTCAGATAGTATGCATTGGTATCCAGACCTCTCTTCCATGCATTGAAAATATTTTCCGGAATCATTGGTCTGAAATGCTCATATGCCCAATGTGAGAGTTTTTTAAGGTTTCTGAAGAAAGGGTTCATATCTTTTTTTAGAAACGCATCAATGCAGGCATTATTGTATCGGATAAATTCGTCTTTTAATGTTTTGCGGAAACCTTCATTCTTCAGTTTCTCGAAGAAAATCTGAATCATTGGTCCGGTTTCCCCTATCTGCCCGGAATCTATTAAGAAAACAGCTCCTTTACCATGCTCACCCTCGGGTAAAGCAACTCTGTCCAGGTTTTCTTTGTTTTCAATAAGGATTGGCAGATTCATATAGCAGATTAACGGATCCATACCGGAACTTTTACCATGGAAGTAACTTTCCATTTCTCCGAAAACAGCTTTAAGGTGTTTCAGATTATCTTTCGATATATTTTCCGGATTATGTTTGTTAACTGAATAGCGTTCGAATATAGCAGCTACTAAAGCTCCTGAGCTTCCTACTCCATAGCCTTGCGGAATATTAGAGTCGAAGAAAAGACCATTAGAAATATCCTTTTTAAAGCTTTCGATATCCAGTCTGAAATCATCAGAAAGATTCAGGTCTGAAAGAAAGTCTGAATATTTTTGCAAATGTTTGTTGGAGTTTATCTCGAATTCAGAATCGGAGTCAGCTTCTGAAAACTTTAAAGTTCCTTTATAGAAACTATAAGGTACAACGAGCCCCTGAGAATCTTCAATCATTCCGTATTCTCCGAACAAAATTATTTTTGCATAAAATAAAGGATTCGCCATGTGTCTTTTATATGCTACAAAATTACAAAATTTCTATTTTCCGAATGTTATTTTTATTAAAAATATATTCTATAACATTACAAAGGATCTATAAATTCGGGTAACATTAAGCAAATTTCCGGCCAGAAAATCTTATACAGCTTCCCAATATAGGATTCCTCTCTAATTTCAATTCATATTAAATCCTATAAATTATCATATAGAGTGAGCAATGGGCTATAAATTATAAAGTTTATTAAAATTATTCAATGGAAAGTGATTTTTTATAAATTTGGGATGTAGTAATATTGTTAATACAGCCTATCCATCCAATAACCATAGAATTTGAAAGCAATTTTCCATCATTTTATTTTCAGAATTAGTCAGTGCTTTCGAATTTTCAGCTTTCAGGGTAAGACTGCTTTACCTTTTTTAATTATTGCAGGAGTTTTAATCGCGCTTAAACTTCCTGACAACCGCTTATATCCTCTACTCTTCTTTTTGATAGCCCTGTCATTTCATTTTAGAAGAAAAGATATTCCTTTTCTAAAAAAAGCTTTTATAAAGAACTGGCGCATTATTATCTTCCTTGAATCTACATTCATCTATTTGTTTTTACTTCTTGGAAACATATACCATAAGTACGATATAATAGGCTTTGCAGGATTACTTCTGATTACAAGCTTTTCATTTTTTTATCCTAAGACAAAAATTAGTGTTACTTCTAAATGGGATTTTATTCCTAATGAACTTTTTGAATGGAAATGTTTACTGAGAAAAAATACAGTTGCAGCTATTATCATCTATCTGGTTGTTATAGCGTCTGCCTATCATATTTCCACATTAATTTTCTGCGGGTTATTCGTTCTGGACTTGTTTCCGAGGCTGTACTCTGATAATGAAAATAAAGAAATGCTGGAAATGTATTTCAGAAAATATACTCTGGAAGATAAGATCCGTAAGAATATGAAATTATTCAATCTCGTATTCTTGCCTGTCTATATAGTTTTTTTAATTCTGAATAGAGAAAATAGCCTGCTGTTACTATACTATATTCTGTTTATGAATTTGTTTCTTATACTGGCATTAACCAGAAAGTATAAAGTCTATCACTATAAAGTGAGGAGTAATTATTTTGATATGGGAATATATTTATCCTATTTTATCTATACTATAACTATTATCCCTGCCGTTGTAATTATTGTCGATAACATTAAATCTGCAAAAGAAAATATCAGCCAATATGTTGGAAATTAAAAATCTGAATGTAAGCTTTAAAGCTCAGAATGTTCTTAATAACCTTAATCTGAATATAGAGGAAGGTATTGTTATCGGTATTCTCGGAAAGAATGGAGCCGGAAAAACAACCTTGTTCGAATCCCTGTATCAAAATGTGAAATACAGTGGAACTATTAAATGGCACAACGAATCTCTAAAAAGAGAAAATATATCTTACTTAGAAACCGAAAACTATTTCTATCCGTACATTACCGGAAAAGAATACCTTGGTTATTTTTCGAAAGATAAAGAATCGAAATACAACTTGCTAACCGAAAATTTCGGACTTCCATTAGAAAAATTTGCTCAGGACTATTCCAGTGGAATGAAAAAGAAGCTAGCCCTTATAGGGATGTTATTATTGGACAAACCTGTTAATATTCTGGACGAACCATTTAATGGTGTCGACTTTGAAGGTGTACATGTTTTATACGACATTATCCGGGATCTAAAATCTGAAAACAAAGCTGTTCTGATAAGTTCTCATATCATAGAAACCTTATTTCATACCTGTGACAAAATCGCCATACTACAAAACGGGAGTATTGACAGGGTTATTGACAAAGCTGATTATCACCAGCTACACAACTTCAAATTCTGAGAAAAGAATTATTGGTTCTGCTCTTCTGCTTCCTCCATTAATTTAATGTAAGTAGCATAACGGGATTCCAGAATTTCTTCATGCTCCAATGCATTCAAAACAGCGCATTTTGGTTCGTTTATATGCAGGCAATTATTGAATTTGCAATTCTCGGAAATACTAAAAATCTCCGGAAAATAATGCTGGATTTCTTCTTTTTCAACATCAATCATCGCAAATTCACGAACTCCGGGAGTATCAATTACCTGACCGCCAAAAGGCCAGAAATGCATTTGTGCAAATGTCGTAGTGTGCTTACCCTTCAGGTGAATATCTGATATATCTCCTGTCTTTAGATTTACTTCAGGATTTAAAGCATTTACTAAAGTAGATTTCCCACTTCCTGAGTGTCCGAAAAATACAGAAGTTTTATCTTTTAGAATCTCTCTGAGACCTTCCATATTCAGTTCGGATACAGAGGAAACAAAAAGAGAATCATAACCTATAGATTGGTATACAGTAGCAATGTCTTCAGCATATTCCAGTTCTTCCTGGTCCAGCAAATCGGCTTTATTGAAAAGGATTAAAGGCTTTATATCATAAGCCTCGCAACATACCAGAAAACGGTCTAAAAAACCTAAGGAAGTTTCCGGCATTTTCAGTGTGAAAAGAATGCAGCCAATATCAATATTGGAAGCTATAATGTGAGCTTCTTTGGACAGGTTTACAGCCTTACGGATCAGATAGTTCTTTCGCGGTTCTATCTTTGTAATCCATGCAATATCATCCTGTTCTAGCGAGAACTCAACAAAATCCCCGACTGCCAAAGGATTGGTCAGTCGGGTTTTTATTAATTTAAATTTGCCTCTGATTCGGGCTTCATAAATTTTTCCGGATTCTTGATCTAAAACCTGATACCAGCTTCCGGTAGATTTTATGATAATACCCCTCATAAGCAATAATTATTTGTTAATCATAATGTTATTCTGAACATCAATAGATTCTTCGTGAATAGCATTGAATACTTTCTCGATAAATTCTCTTGACATTCCGGTTTCATCAGCTTTTTGTGCTGCATATTCAGCAATAACTTTCCATCTGTCCGGTTGGAAGATCGCAATGTTATTTTCTTTTTTCAATGTACCGATTTTCTCAGACACCTTCATTCTTTGATTAAGAAGGCTGATAAGCTGGAAGTCGATATCGCTGATTAATGTTCTGTGTTTACCCATTTCATCTTCGTATCCTGAGATATCCTGATTTCTTGTTTTCAGATTAGACAGTAGCTCAGCTAAAACTTCCGGAGTAATTTGTTGTGCAGCATCACTCCATGCTTCATCCGGATTCGGGTGAGTTTCGATCATAAGACCTTCATAGCCACAGTTTAGAGCTTCCTGAGAGATAGCAGCTAAACCTGTTCTGTTTCCACAAATGTGAGAAGGGTCTACAATCATTGGAATATTTGGAAATTGCTTTTTGAAATCAAGTGCAATTGTCCAGTTTGGAACGTTACGGTATTTAGTTTTCTGGTAATTAGAGAAACCTCTGTGGATTACACCAAGGTTTTTAACATCTTGTCCTAATAATCTCTCCATAGCCCCGATCCATAATGCAAGATCCGGGTTAACCGGGTTTTTAACAAGTACAGGCTTGTTGGTACCTCTTAGTGCCTGTGCGATTTCCTGAACTGTAAAAGGATTTACAGTAGAACGTGCTCCGATCCATAAGATATCTACATCAGCTTCTAATGCTGCAAATACGTGATTTGCATTCGCTACCTCAGTTGCTGTTTTAAAACCGTACTCTTCTTTAACTTTTTTTAGCCAGTTAAGACCAATAACCCCTACTCCTTCAAAACCATTTGGCTTAGTACGAGGTTTCCAGATTCCTGCACGAAATACAGAAACATTGGCGTTGCTCTCTTTAATTCTTCTGGCTGCTTCCAGCATTTGTGACTCGCTTTCCGCGCTACATGGTCCCGCAACTACTAGCGGTGATCCTAGTTCTGATATCCAATCAGACTTTACTTCGTTTAGATTCATATTTAATTTGAGAATTTAGGAAAAATCAAACTTCATTAAATCGTCCAGCTCCTTAAGAATTGGATTCTTTTCTGCAAATTTATCAAATAATTTTCGTTTGGTAATGATTTCTTTTTGCAAAGTTTCATCCTCCACGTATTTACTTTTAATATGAAAATTATTGACTTTACGCTGAAATACAGATAAAAAATCTTTTCTTACGGTCTCAAACTCGGATTTAGCAGCTTCAGAAGGTACTTTTATAAGAATTTTATTTTCATCCTTCTTCTGTAATTTACA is a window encoding:
- a CDS encoding mevalonate kinase; the protein is MANPLFYAKIILFGEYGMIEDSQGLVVPYSFYKGTLKFSEADSDSEFEINSNKHLQKYSDFLSDLNLSDDFRLDIESFKKDISNGLFFDSNIPQGYGVGSSGALVAAIFERYSVNKHNPENISKDNLKHLKAVFGEMESYFHGKSSGMDPLICYMNLPILIENKENLDRVALPEGEHGKGAVFLIDSGQIGETGPMIQIFFEKLKNEGFRKTLKDEFIRYNNACIDAFLKKDMNPFFRNLKKLSHWAYEHFRPMIPENIFNAWKRGLDTNAYYLKLCGSGGGGYILGFTKDYDKADKMLEGFQKEVIYRF
- a CDS encoding ATP-binding cassette domain-containing protein; this encodes MLEIKNLNVSFKAQNVLNNLNLNIEEGIVIGILGKNGAGKTTLFESLYQNVKYSGTIKWHNESLKRENISYLETENYFYPYITGKEYLGYFSKDKESKYNLLTENFGLPLEKFAQDYSSGMKKKLALIGMLLLDKPVNILDEPFNGVDFEGVHVLYDIIRDLKSENKAVLISSHIIETLFHTCDKIAILQNGSIDRVIDKADYHQLHNFKF
- the rsgA gene encoding ribosome small subunit-dependent GTPase A, producing the protein MRGIIIKSTGSWYQVLDQESGKIYEARIRGKFKLIKTRLTNPLAVGDFVEFSLEQDDIAWITKIEPRKNYLIRKAVNLSKEAHIIASNIDIGCILFTLKMPETSLGFLDRFLVCCEAYDIKPLILFNKADLLDQEELEYAEDIATVYQSIGYDSLFVSSVSELNMEGLREILKDKTSVFFGHSGSGKSTLVNALNPEVNLKTGDISDIHLKGKHTTTFAQMHFWPFGGQVIDTPGVREFAMIDVEKEEIQHYFPEIFSISENCKFNNCLHINEPKCAVLNALEHEEILESRYATYIKLMEEAEEQNQ
- a CDS encoding chorismate mutase, with protein sequence MNLNEVKSDWISELGSPLVVAGPCSAESESQMLEAARRIKESNANVSVFRAGIWKPRTKPNGFEGVGVIGLNWLKKVKEEYGFKTATEVANANHVFAALEADVDILWIGARSTVNPFTVQEIAQALRGTNKPVLVKNPVNPDLALWIGAMERLLGQDVKNLGVIHRGFSNYQKTKYRNVPNWTIALDFKKQFPNIPMIVDPSHICGNRTGLAAISQEALNCGYEGLMIETHPNPDEAWSDAAQQITPEVLAELLSNLKTRNQDISGYEDEMGKHRTLISDIDFQLISLLNQRMKVSEKIGTLKKENNIAIFQPDRWKVIAEYAAQKADETGMSREFIEKVFNAIHEESIDVQNNIMINK